A genomic region of Acipenser ruthenus chromosome 9, fAciRut3.2 maternal haplotype, whole genome shotgun sequence contains the following coding sequences:
- the LOC117405854 gene encoding BRCA2-interacting transcriptional repressor EMSY-like, translating into MFMIHKEKPQPIARMPVVWPTLLDLNRDECKRILRKLELEAYAGVISALRAQGDLTKEKKDLLGELNKVLSISTERHRAEVRRAVNDERLTTIAYHMSGPNSSSEWSIEGRRLVPLMPRLVPQTAFTVTANAVASATAQHNTSLLLPAETGNKEVVVCYSYTSTTSTPVTATVPSGSAAPVKSPRPASPASNVVVLPSGSTVYVKSVSCSDEDEKPRKRRRTNSSSSSPVVLKEIPKAATPIPKTITVPVSGSPKMSNIMQSIANSLPPHMSPVKITFTKPSTQSTSSSTQKVIIVTTSPSSTFMPNILSKSHNYAAVTKLVSTSMLTAASQKQPIVITASQSSLATSSSGSATLSPAPTCVAVTTVISSSPSVVMSTIAQGASSAAVKVASARLPSPKSLMGSPTQILAQFPKHQHQHSPKQLAQPSMGAVQQQCQTAPGIKPTIQIKQESGEKMQDWRDVHMYRGVKIITQQMQPSKILPKPSTSTLPSSSSSSSPIMVVSSNGTIMTTKLVSTPTGTQATYSRPTVTPTIGARVAAAPGGATYVKTTSGSIITVVPKSLATLGGKIISSNIVSGTTTKITTIPMTSKPNVIVVQKTTGKGTTIQGLPGKNVVTTLLNAGGEKTLQAVPSKPAIITATRPITKMIVTQPKGMGSGVQPATKIIPTKIVYGQQGKTQVLIKPKPMAFQATVVSEQTRQLVSETLQQVSRASETGGAANQEGALKEELQTFPESSSSSTESSHSSQDSQPVVHVITSRGQEWAEHEVSVESSPTIIYQDVPGESQSATSTIKALLELQQTTVKEKGECKPRQHTIDLSQMAVPIQMAQEKRQSPESPVITAVESDLITEYITTGKSVKPAMSSASISSGEIALTSLLSASQPQSTSLQRAPQQAAPQTPVMVKSIPASSALAVTRFVKQAVTSQVVHSKQAEDLGREEGEVEGDTLDPQTGLFYRSAQQLKQASQQQDTPKLLPPAKPATVLNQGAAQQPALYQQQQQQLKPVLQHHLVVKERQVSGAGAQAQAQQTVVQVIAVKPPHTPQLPKLQQAPSSQNRPIHTVLSQPPPLQAHHPVSSDKPTMSQVQQPIITQGATVTKITFGSHQPATISKPASGEAAAKLSPVSSTSPAPSSEKSSVSDILKISMLEAQIDPSVEPMVVDSSSDCTFSKGAAASQIVASGQLISSTASPMVQSSQSKQLQQSLGGAGTSLHGQFTRIQNLPAQNNKEVDIIQVIPQYSITPDSSQSNVVVEPSGFLEITSFTSQSLEEETVMEQEVDGSNDQGMEASPSQSSIDQSQ; encoded by the exons ATG ttCATGATACATAAAGAGAAGCCCCAGCCCATTGCAAGAATGCCTGTGGTGTGGCCGACTCTCCTTGATCTCAACAGGGATGAGTGCAAGAGGATTCTGCGCAAACTGG AGCTGGAGGCGTATGCTGGTGTTATCAGTGCTCTGCGTGCCCAAGGAGATCTGACCAAGGAAAAGAAGGATCTCCTGGGAGAACTCAACAAGGTCCTTAG cATTTCAACTGAGCGCCACCGTGCTGAGGTCCGCAGAGCTGTGAATGATGAACGATTAACTACTATTGCTTATCA CATGTCAGGACCTAACAGCTCTTCAGAATGGTCTATAGAGGGCCGCAGACTGGTCCCCCTAATGCCAAGGCTGGTTCCACAGACCGCATTCACAGTGACAGCTAATGCCGTGGCCAGCGCAACAGCCCAGCACAACACCTCCCTGCTGCTACCCGCAGAAACAGGCAATAAAGAAG TTGTTGTTTGTTATTCGTACACAAGCACAACCTCCACCCCGGTGACAGCCACAGTTCCCAGTGGCAGCGCTGCCCCAGTGAAGTCCCCCAGACCCGCGAGCCCAGCCTCCAATGTGGTGGTGTTGCCCAGCGGGAGCACTGTCTACGTCAAGA GTGTGAGCTGCTCGGATGAAGATGAAAAGCCACGCAAACGGAGACGCACAAATTCGTCAAGCTCGTCCCCCGTGGTGCTGAAGGAGATCCCGAAAGCAGCCACGCCCATTCCCAAAACCATCACGGTGCCAGTGAGTGGCAGCCCCAAGATGAGCAACATCATGCAGAGCATCGCCAACTCCCTCCCGCCCCACATGTCCCCGGTGAAGATCACCTTCACTAAGCCCTCCACCCAGAGCACCAGCAGCAGCACACAGAAG GTTATAATAGTGACCACTTCTCCAAGTTCGACGTTTATGCCCAACATTCTGTCGAAGTCACACAACTATGCGGCCGTCACGAAGCTGGTCTCCACTTCAATGCTTACAGCGGCTTCCCAGAAGCAGCCCATAGTCATTACAGCCTCCCAGTCCTCCCTAGCCACCAGCAGCAGTGGCAGCGCAACACTGTCTCCAGCTCCCACCTGTGTTGCCGTGACAACAGTAATTTCATCATCCCCTTCTGTTGTCATGTCAACAATAGCCCAAG GTGCTTCCTCTGCAGCAGTTAAAGTTGCATCTGCAAGGCTTCCTTCCCCTAAGAGTCTGATGGGCTCTCCCACGCAGATCCTTGCCCAGTTTCCTAAACACCAGCACCAGCACTCCCCCAAGCAGCTGGCACAGCCCTCCATGGGTGCTGTGCAGCAGCAATGCCAGACTGCCCCGGGCATCAAGCCCACCATTCAGATTAAACAGGAGTCGGGTGAGAAGATGCAGGACTGGAGGGATGTGCACATGTACAGAG GTGTCAAGATCATCACACAGCAGATGCAGCCCAGTAAAATTCTCCCCAAGCCCTCCACTTCCACCttgcccagcagcagcagcagcagctctcccATCATGGTTGTCAGCAGCAATGGCACGATCATGACCACCAAGCTCGTCTCCACTCCTACAG GAACACAGGCCACCTACTCCCGCCCGACAGTGACCCCGACTATCGGGGCTCGCGTGGCTGCGGCCCCTGGAGGGGCCACGTACGTGAAGACAACCAGCGGGAGCATCATCACCGTGGTGCCCAAATCACTGGCCACCCTGGGGGGCAAAATCATCAGCAGCAACATCGTGTCTG GCACGACAACAAAAATAACCACCATTCCCATGACATCCAAGCCCAATGTTATAGTGGTGCAAAAGACCACCGGAAAAGGAACTACCATTCAAGGGCTCCCTGGCAAAAATGTTGTGACAACGTTGTTAAATGCAGGG GGTGAAAAGACGCTTCAGGCAGTCCCATCGAAACCAGCCATCATTACAGCCACCAGACCCATCACCAAAATGATCGTGACGCAGCCCAAGGGAATGGGATCGGGAGTGCAGCCAGCCACTAAGATCATACCCACCAAAATAGTGTATGGACAGCAAGGGAAAACACAG GTGCTGATCAAGCCCAAGCCCATGGCGTTCCAGGCGACGGTGGTGAGTGAGCAGACCCGGCAGCTGGTGAGCGAGACCCTGCAGCAGGTCTCCCGGGCCAGCGAGACAGGGGGAGCGGCCAACCAGGAGGGGGCGCTCAAGGAGGAGCTGCAGACCTTTCCAGAGAGCAGCTCATCCTCAACAGAGTCCTCCCACAGCTCGCAAG ACTCTCAACCTGTAGTTCATGTAATCACCTCTAGAGGTCAGGAGTGGGCGGAACACGAGGTTTCTGTGGAATCCAGTCCCACTATAATCTACCAGGACGTGCCTGGGGAGTCCCAGTCTGCAACCTCCACTATAAAGGCCCTGCTGGAGCTCCAGCAGACAACAG TTAAGGAGAAGGGGGAGTGTAAACCAAGGCAGCACACCATTGATCTGAGCCAGATGGCAGTGCCTATCCAGATGGCCCAAGAGAAGAGGCAGTCCCCAGAAAGCCCAGTCATCACTGCTGTGGAATCTGATCTCATCACAGAGTATATCACCACGG GCAAATCTGTGAAGCCTGCCATGTCCTCAGCCAGCATCAGCAGTGGTGAGATAGCTTTGACGTCCCTACTGTCTGCCAGTCAGCCTCAGTCTACGTCATTACAGAGAGCCCCACAGCAGGCAGCGCCACAGACCCCAGTGATGGTGAAGTcaatcccagcatcctctgcACTCGCAGTCACCCGCTTCGTGAAACAG GCCGTGACTAGCCAGGTGGTGCACAGCAAGCAAGCTGAGGATCTAggaagggaggagggggaggtcGAGGGAGATACCTTGGACCCTCAGACAGGCCTGTTCTACAGGTCAGCACAGCAGCTGAAACAAGCGTCCCAGCAGCAAGACACGCCGAAACTCCTGCCTCCCGCCAAGCCAGCTACTGTGCTGAACCAAGGAGCTGCTCAGCAGCCTGCCCtgtaccagcagcagcagcagcagctcaagCCTGTCCTGCAGCACCACCTGGTGGTGAAAGAGAGGCAGGTGTCCGGAGCCGGGGCCCAGGCCCAGGCCCAGCAGACTGTGGTGCAGGTGATCGCAGTGAAGCCGCCCCACACCCCACAGCTTCCCAAGCTGCAACAGGCACCGAGCAGCCAGAACCGGCCCATTCACACCGTGCTCTCCCAGCCACCCCCACTGCAGGCACACCACCCTGTGTCTTCAGATAAACCCACAATGAGTCag GTGCAGCAGCCAATCATCACTCAAGGAGCCACTGTAACAAAGATAACATTTGGGAGCCACCAGCCTGCCACCATATCCAAACCAGCCAGCGGGGAAGCAGCTGCTAAACTGTCCCCCGTCTCCAGCACCAGCCCTGCTCCGTCCTCGGAGAAGTCATCCGTATCGGACATCCTAAAGATCTCCATGCTGGAGGCCCAGATCGACCCCAGCGTGGAGCCCATGGTGGTGGACTCTTCCAGCGACTGTACCTTCAGCAAAGGGGCTGCTGCTTCTCAAATAGTGGCATCAGGTCAGCTGATCAGCAGCACAGCCAGTCCCATGGTTCAGTCAAGTCAGTCTAAGCAGCTGCAACAGAGTCTAGGAGGAGCTGGGACCTCCCTCCACGGTCAATTCACCCGCATCCAGAACCTGCCTGCACAGAATAACAAGGAAGTCGACATAATACAG GTGATCCCGCAGTATTCCATCACCCCCGACTCGAGTCAGTCCAATGTGGTTGTGGAACCCAGTGGATTCCTGGAGATCACCAGCTTCACCAGCCAGAGCCTGGAGGAGGAGACTGTGATGGAGCAGGAAGTGGACGGCAGCAACGACCAAGGAATGGAGGCCAGTCCGTCACAGAGCTCCATTGACCAGTCGCAGTAG